One stretch of Desulfovibrio sp. JC022 DNA includes these proteins:
- a CDS encoding 4Fe-4S binding protein, whose protein sequence is MSVIKKFWDDVTSLWSLIVGLKVTGKNFVDKNVTLHYPRETVTSGQLEGFRGPLELIGKPKAPAKPKCIACMMCVTACPSKCITVVKAKAPKPTEAELQAMKEAEERGEKVKKPKAPKEPVKFFYDFSLCSLCGSCVENCPAKALRYSSNVYLTVTDRKELKMDLLARLGAQAEASIAEKEAQKAAESPKNIEAETTEKQAGTES, encoded by the coding sequence GTGAGTGTAATTAAAAAATTCTGGGACGATGTGACTTCGCTCTGGTCCTTGATAGTAGGCTTGAAAGTCACGGGCAAAAACTTTGTCGATAAAAATGTGACCCTCCATTACCCGCGCGAGACAGTAACCTCCGGGCAGCTTGAAGGATTTCGCGGTCCGTTGGAATTGATCGGTAAGCCCAAGGCCCCGGCTAAGCCTAAATGTATCGCTTGTATGATGTGCGTTACCGCCTGTCCAAGCAAATGCATTACTGTAGTTAAGGCGAAAGCTCCCAAGCCCACTGAAGCTGAACTTCAGGCCATGAAGGAGGCGGAAGAGCGCGGCGAAAAGGTCAAGAAGCCCAAGGCTCCCAAAGAACCGGTTAAGTTTTTTTATGATTTCTCGCTTTGTTCACTTTGTGGATCATGCGTGGAAAATTGTCCCGCAAAAGCTCTCAGATATTCATCAAATGTGTACCTGACCGTGACTGATCGCAAGGAACTCAAAATGGACCTGCTGGCAAGGCTCGGCGCACAGGCCGAGGCGTCTATTGCAGAGAAGGAGGCGCAAAAAGCGGCAGAGTCTCCTAAAAATATTGAAGCTGAAACTACTGAAAAACAGGCAGGGACAGAATCATGA
- the nuoK gene encoding NADH-quinone oxidoreductase subunit NuoK has protein sequence MSPLLMYQLVALLLLAIGLYGIVWRKSLVGMLISVELMLNGAGLSIVAASQLTEAGSAVGQIAALFVMGLAAAEATLVLAIIIVVAKRFKSVETDAITRLKG, from the coding sequence ATGAGTCCTCTTTTAATGTATCAACTGGTGGCACTTCTGCTGCTGGCTATCGGGCTGTACGGTATTGTCTGGCGTAAATCGCTGGTGGGTATGCTCATTTCTGTGGAGCTGATGCTCAATGGCGCAGGGCTGTCCATTGTTGCTGCCTCCCAGCTTACCGAGGCCGGAAGCGCAGTAGGGCAGATCGCCGCACTCTTTGTCATGGGGCTGGCCGCTGCTGAAGCGACCCTTGTGCTGGCAATAATCATTGTGGTGGCAAAACGGTTCAAGTCCGTTGAAACCGACGCAATAACAAGGCTGAAAGGGTAA
- a CDS encoding NuoM family protein: protein MQEVAYPVLTVLIFFPLLAAIGLFFLRGENTVRIYTLVVSVIELALSYPLFAGFKLESAAFQFVERMDWVGQWGVEYYLGTDGISFLMIILTIAVLPLCVLCSWTYITTRIKEFHFCLLFMTAACVGVFTALDLVLFYVFWEAMLVPMYLLIAVWGGPEKRYASLKFFLYTLAGSALLLVAIVAFRVAGGTFAIPELMEQNFAFSFQFWAFLALALAFAIKVPMFPFHTWLPAAHVQAPTAGSVILASVLLKMGTYGFLRFNLPLTPAASEYFAPFMIAISIAGILYGGIVALGQNDIKKVIAYSSVGHMGFVTLGIFLFNQRGLEGALFQMLNHGITTGGLFMMIGAVYERSHSRELGDNLGLGKYMPAYMFFWGLFALSSFGFPGTNSFVGEILVFVGAFEQNPWIGALMVPGAMVAAAYMLRVSLKLAWGRPTSWKQWPDLNLREWTYLVVPAVFVLYIGLAPGLCFKVMDASLIKLEKDVKEGAKVVSIEKERPMEMALNSLKGILK from the coding sequence ATGCAAGAAGTAGCTTATCCTGTTCTGACCGTCCTGATCTTTTTTCCGCTGCTGGCGGCCATCGGACTTTTTTTCCTCCGTGGCGAGAACACAGTGCGGATTTATACTCTGGTCGTGTCAGTCATAGAACTCGCGCTCTCGTACCCTCTCTTTGCCGGATTCAAACTGGAATCCGCCGCTTTCCAGTTTGTGGAAAGGATGGATTGGGTAGGGCAGTGGGGTGTTGAATATTACCTTGGTACCGACGGCATCAGCTTTTTGATGATTATTTTAACCATCGCTGTGCTGCCGCTCTGTGTACTTTGTTCGTGGACCTACATCACTACAAGGATTAAGGAATTCCATTTCTGTCTGCTGTTCATGACCGCAGCCTGCGTGGGAGTTTTTACCGCCCTTGATCTGGTCCTTTTCTACGTATTCTGGGAAGCAATGCTGGTGCCCATGTATCTGCTTATCGCGGTTTGGGGCGGACCTGAGAAGCGTTATGCATCGCTCAAGTTCTTCCTCTACACCTTGGCAGGATCGGCACTGCTGCTGGTGGCAATTGTTGCCTTCAGAGTTGCCGGAGGAACCTTCGCTATTCCCGAACTCATGGAGCAGAACTTTGCTTTCAGTTTTCAGTTCTGGGCATTTTTGGCCCTTGCACTGGCTTTTGCGATTAAAGTTCCAATGTTCCCGTTCCACACATGGCTTCCAGCCGCGCACGTACAGGCTCCCACTGCCGGGTCGGTTATTCTGGCTTCTGTGCTTTTGAAAATGGGAACCTACGGGTTTTTACGCTTCAATCTGCCCTTAACTCCGGCAGCCAGTGAATACTTTGCCCCGTTCATGATTGCCATTTCCATTGCCGGAATTCTGTACGGCGGGATTGTGGCTCTCGGGCAGAACGACATAAAAAAAGTTATTGCCTACTCATCTGTGGGCCATATGGGATTTGTCACTCTCGGCATATTTCTTTTCAATCAGCGCGGGCTGGAAGGCGCGCTCTTCCAGATGCTCAACCACGGGATAACTACCGGCGGTCTGTTTATGATGATCGGTGCTGTCTACGAGCGCAGTCACAGCCGTGAATTGGGAGATAACTTAGGTCTTGGTAAATACATGCCAGCCTACATGTTCTTCTGGGGGCTGTTCGCGTTGTCCTCTTTCGGCTTTCCCGGAACCAACAGCTTTGTGGGTGAGATTCTCGTCTTTGTGGGCGCGTTTGAGCAAAATCCGTGGATCGGTGCACTGATGGTGCCCGGAGCCATGGTTGCCGCAGCCTACATGCTGCGGGTTTCCCTCAAGCTCGCATGGGGCCGCCCGACTTCATGGAAGCAATGGCCTGACCTCAACTTGCGTGAATGGACCTATCTGGTCGTTCCGGCTGTTTTTGTCCTTTATATCGGTCTGGCACCGGGGCTTTGTTTTAAGGTAATGGATGCCTCGCTCATCAAGCTGGAGAAGGACGTGAAGGAAGGGGCGAAGGTTGTTTCCATTGAAAAGGAACGGCCCATGGAAATGGCACTTAATTCCCTTAAGGGAATCTTGAAGTAA
- a CDS encoding NADH-quinone oxidoreductase subunit N, translating into MNVNPYPFMPELSMFLIIALLFVQAVGSERMRHKVGVWLPIASLLPIAVSLLSVGQEGLFFHGAYQIDPLSQFFKVAIAIGFSVTIFNATRQPTLVTEKRSDYFLFLAISAWGLMMLASSVELITMYLALELSSYALYAIIALRAKDKGAAEAAIKYIMFGAVSTALALYGFSYILAGMHTTYLAELVQKTWSFEAAPMAVTGMGLFLLGMFYKLALFPFHFWCPDVYEGASNETAAFVATLPKLGAVVILIRLAAMFKPGYDITTVIAVLGALSMTFGNLAALAQKDVKRILGYSSVAHAGYIMIGLVSGTAEGLAAASFYALAYVAMNLTCFWVVSRVSVDGRNLQLDDLNGLHKRAPALAFALAVGAFALVGLPPMAGFMGKLFLFSSGWNHGYNWLIIIAGINTAISIYYYLGLVRHAYTKDAAEDLPLPDTSVFSFAGAALLSLLVLGLGMMPAGVFDFALKVGSVVP; encoded by the coding sequence ATGAATGTGAATCCATATCCTTTCATGCCGGAACTTTCCATGTTCCTGATTATTGCCCTGTTGTTTGTGCAGGCGGTAGGCAGTGAGCGGATGCGCCATAAGGTCGGTGTCTGGCTGCCCATTGCGTCTCTTTTGCCGATTGCGGTCTCTCTGCTCTCTGTCGGGCAGGAAGGGTTGTTCTTTCATGGGGCCTATCAGATTGATCCGCTTTCGCAGTTTTTTAAGGTAGCCATAGCCATCGGCTTTAGTGTGACGATATTTAATGCCACCCGACAGCCCACTTTGGTGACCGAAAAAAGGTCCGACTATTTCCTTTTTCTCGCCATCAGCGCATGGGGACTCATGATGCTGGCTTCATCCGTGGAGCTGATCACCATGTATCTTGCGCTGGAGCTTTCATCTTATGCCCTTTATGCGATCATCGCACTTAGGGCCAAGGACAAAGGCGCGGCTGAAGCGGCAATTAAGTATATCATGTTCGGCGCGGTATCCACGGCACTTGCCTTGTACGGATTTTCCTACATCCTTGCCGGAATGCACACTACCTACCTTGCGGAACTGGTCCAGAAGACATGGTCTTTCGAGGCCGCACCCATGGCTGTAACTGGCATGGGATTGTTCTTGCTGGGTATGTTTTATAAGCTGGCTCTGTTTCCGTTTCACTTCTGGTGCCCGGACGTTTACGAGGGTGCAAGCAACGAAACTGCCGCTTTTGTGGCAACCCTGCCCAAGCTCGGTGCGGTGGTAATCCTGATACGCCTCGCAGCCATGTTCAAGCCCGGTTACGATATCACAACCGTGATCGCCGTACTGGGTGCCTTGTCCATGACCTTCGGTAACCTTGCCGCATTGGCTCAAAAGGATGTGAAACGTATCCTCGGGTATTCCTCAGTTGCCCATGCGGGTTACATTATGATCGGACTTGTTTCCGGCACTGCCGAAGGACTTGCTGCCGCGTCATTTTACGCACTGGCTTACGTGGCAATGAACCTGACCTGTTTCTGGGTGGTCAGCCGCGTATCCGTGGATGGACGTAACTTGCAACTGGATGACCTGAATGGGTTACACAAGCGTGCACCGGCCCTTGCTTTTGCCTTGGCTGTTGGAGCTTTCGCATTAGTCGGCCTGCCACCCATGGCAGGATTCATGGGCAAGCTGTTCCTGTTTTCCTCAGGCTGGAATCATGGCTACAACTGGCTGATCATTATCGCCGGGATTAACACTGCCATTTCTATTTACTACTATCTGGGATTGGTTCGCCATGCCTATACCAAGGATGCTGCCGAGGATCTGCCTCTGCCGGACACTTCCGTATTCAGCTTCGCCGGGGCGGCTCTGCTTTCCCTGCTGGTGCTGGGACTAGGCATGATGCCCGCGGGCGTGTTTGATTTCGCGTTGAAGGTTGGGAGTGTTGTGCCGTAA
- a CDS encoding Na(+)/H(+) antiporter subunit D, translating to MTINGFLHPALAFIALAMALPFFRGRNWKWLLLIPPVIAIAVVFTATLGNFGVIPYLGNVLVLGRVDKLSLVFANVFAIQSLIGMIYALHMDDKAHHAAAALYVAGSFGCVFAGDYLSLFIFWELMAVASTFLVWLHRTKTSSAAGFRYFLFHMLGGLFLLGGLLLRYSEIGTFAFLPVDPQGMEYYDWLILIGFCVNAAVVPLHAWLPDAYPEATIPGAVFMCAFTTKTAVYVLARGFSGVYALAVAGTFMAVYGVLYASMENNARRILSYHIVSQVGYMVAGIGIGTAMCLNGAVAHAYAHILYKGLLFMSVGTILYAVGTADLDRLGGLVGKMPVVMLLYMVGAVSISGMPLFNGFVSKTMTITGAAESHHTLLAVGLEIAAVGTFLSVGIKLPYFAFWGKPAKTDIKLNPIPKNMYVAMGIAAFLCFAQGVYPQMLYKLLPFPVEYDPYTPWHLLQAAMLLGFTGAGFWIMRKVIVPHHGRNFDFDKLYRFIGNMGLLFVCRPIAWADSIWATVYRVIGLKWLMDSAAGSSWFDRKGIDTVVDGTAYTVRDIGRTGAKIQTGRLQDYLGLAVFIALCVYGLVWYFG from the coding sequence ATGACCATTAACGGTTTTCTCCATCCGGCACTGGCTTTTATCGCTCTGGCAATGGCTTTGCCGTTCTTCCGGGGCAGGAACTGGAAATGGCTGCTGCTTATACCGCCGGTGATCGCCATTGCAGTGGTTTTTACTGCCACGCTGGGTAACTTCGGGGTCATTCCCTATCTCGGCAATGTGCTGGTTCTGGGCAGGGTGGATAAACTGTCGTTGGTTTTTGCCAACGTCTTTGCCATCCAGTCACTCATCGGCATGATTTACGCCCTGCATATGGATGACAAAGCGCATCATGCTGCGGCAGCCCTGTACGTTGCCGGATCATTCGGTTGTGTCTTTGCAGGCGATTATCTGTCCCTGTTCATCTTCTGGGAACTCATGGCTGTGGCTTCCACTTTCTTGGTCTGGCTGCACCGTACCAAGACTTCCAGTGCGGCAGGGTTCAGGTACTTCCTGTTCCATATGCTCGGCGGGCTGTTCCTGCTGGGCGGACTGCTGCTTCGCTATTCCGAGATCGGCACATTTGCCTTTCTGCCTGTCGATCCGCAGGGCATGGAATATTACGATTGGCTGATCCTGATCGGGTTCTGCGTCAACGCCGCTGTGGTGCCTCTGCACGCATGGCTGCCTGATGCCTATCCTGAAGCGACTATTCCCGGCGCGGTATTCATGTGCGCATTTACCACCAAGACCGCAGTTTACGTTCTGGCCCGTGGATTCTCCGGGGTCTATGCTCTGGCTGTAGCCGGAACATTCATGGCGGTCTACGGAGTGCTTTACGCGTCCATGGAGAACAACGCGCGCAGGATTCTTTCCTACCACATTGTTTCTCAGGTCGGTTACATGGTCGCGGGTATCGGTATCGGTACAGCCATGTGCCTTAACGGCGCAGTGGCTCACGCTTATGCCCACATCCTTTATAAAGGATTGCTCTTCATGAGTGTGGGAACAATTCTCTACGCTGTCGGCACTGCTGACCTTGACCGCCTCGGCGGGCTGGTCGGGAAGATGCCTGTGGTCATGCTGCTTTATATGGTCGGGGCGGTTTCCATTTCCGGTATGCCGCTTTTCAACGGATTTGTAAGTAAAACAATGACCATCACCGGGGCTGCTGAATCACACCATACCCTGCTTGCCGTAGGGCTTGAGATTGCCGCAGTGGGTACGTTCCTTTCGGTGGGGATCAAGCTACCGTACTTCGCTTTCTGGGGTAAGCCCGCAAAGACGGATATTAAGTTAAATCCCATTCCAAAGAATATGTATGTGGCCATGGGCATCGCGGCCTTCCTCTGCTTTGCGCAGGGTGTTTATCCCCAGATGCTCTATAAGCTGCTGCCGTTCCCCGTGGAATATGATCCTTATACTCCTTGGCATCTGTTGCAGGCGGCTATGCTGCTTGGTTTTACCGGAGCCGGGTTCTGGATCATGCGCAAGGTTATTGTACCGCATCACGGACGCAACTTTGATTTTGACAAGCTTTACCGCTTCATCGGTAATATGGGGCTGCTCTTTGTCTGCCGTCCCATCGCTTGGGCGGATTCAATATGGGCCACCGTTTATCGGGTGATCGGTTTGAAGTGGCTGATGGATTCCGCCGCCGGCTCATCTTGGTTTGACCGCAAGGGTATTGATACTGTTGTGGACGGAACCGCGTACACCGTACGCGATATCGGCAGGACAGGGGCGAAGATACAGACCGGACGCTTGCAGGATTACCTCGGGCTGGCTGTGTTTATCGCACTCTGCGTTTACGGACTTGTCTGGTACTTTGGATAA
- the nuoH gene encoding NADH-quinone oxidoreductase subunit NuoH, translating into MAQIPVELVKLLIALVAIAAFVGLNGLVLVYLERKVAGFVQRRPGPYEVGPQGLLQPLADAVKLIGKQLFTPSGSDKLLFWMAPILSFMPVLLLFLPIPFGPVATGMEMDLGLLLILAFAGLNVLAICLAGWGSNNKWGILGAARAVAQSVAYEIPLLLSVLAIAFMTGSLNLTTVVEGQGGWPWQWNVFLQPLAFIIYFISALGETNRAPFDLPEAESELTAGFHTEYSGMGFGMFFLAEYANMIVVCSVAAALFLGGWQGPFFDGAWWFLAKVYTLLLVMIWLRWTYPRVRFDQLLNINWKWLMPLALLNLFITAFVMKL; encoded by the coding sequence ATGGCTCAAATTCCTGTAGAACTCGTAAAACTGCTCATCGCGCTGGTGGCAATCGCTGCTTTTGTGGGATTGAACGGGCTGGTGCTGGTCTACCTTGAACGTAAGGTTGCCGGATTCGTGCAGCGCAGGCCCGGACCTTATGAAGTAGGGCCGCAAGGGTTGCTGCAACCGTTGGCTGATGCAGTAAAATTGATCGGGAAGCAGCTTTTTACCCCCAGCGGTTCAGATAAATTGCTTTTCTGGATGGCTCCGATTCTGTCTTTCATGCCCGTACTTTTGTTGTTTTTGCCTATTCCGTTCGGTCCCGTTGCAACCGGGATGGAAATGGACCTCGGGTTGCTGCTCATTCTGGCCTTTGCTGGCTTGAATGTGCTGGCAATCTGCCTTGCGGGCTGGGGTTCAAATAACAAATGGGGAATTCTTGGTGCGGCAAGGGCGGTGGCCCAGTCTGTGGCTTATGAAATTCCCTTGCTGCTTTCAGTGCTGGCAATCGCTTTCATGACCGGAAGCCTGAATCTGACTACTGTTGTAGAAGGGCAGGGCGGCTGGCCGTGGCAGTGGAATGTGTTTTTACAACCGCTGGCTTTCATCATTTATTTCATCAGTGCGCTGGGCGAAACCAACCGCGCTCCTTTTGACCTGCCGGAAGCGGAAAGTGAACTGACCGCCGGGTTCCATACTGAATATTCAGGCATGGGTTTCGGTATGTTTTTCCTTGCTGAATACGCCAACATGATCGTGGTCTGCTCCGTGGCTGCGGCCCTGTTTCTTGGCGGCTGGCAGGGACCGTTCTTTGACGGCGCATGGTGGTTCCTTGCCAAGGTCTATACTCTACTGCTGGTTATGATCTGGCTGCGTTGGACTTATCCCCGCGTGCGCTTTGACCAGCTTTTGAATATCAACTGGAAATGGCTCATGCCCTTAGCTTTGTTGAACCTGTTTATCACTGCTTTTGTGATGAAGTTGTAG
- the feoB gene encoding ferrous iron transport protein B, whose product MHKIERIAIAGVPNSGKTTLFNALTGARQKVGNWPGVTVEKIEGTFSLSGAKVELVDLPGTYNLSPDTEDQKVAERVIRSGEYDMIVNVVDATNLSRNLFLTMDLKERTDQIVILLNMLDVAESEGIDVDVDKLSKELGVPVIPVIAVDKNSVAKAVEALALESQNLPEHDSHPTRQEVMDTVEKYNHIDTIYSKVLKEKKDRSQNFTNRVDNIVMNKFAAIPVFLLSMFLTFWFAIGLGSVFIDFFDIMAGLIFIDIPADLLSTMGAPEWVSVTLGGIGAGIQTVATFIPVVFFMFLALAILEDFGYMARVAVVADRFMRKIGLPGSAFIPMVVGFGCTVPAVMAARTLTSKRDRFMTIFMAPFMSCGARLPVYALFCVALFGAYSGLAVFLIYLSGLAMAIFTGFLLKNTLFKGTASHFVMDLPLYHIPRISAVFKSAWLRMKGFVKRAGVIVVTAVFILSMLNSVGIDNGQLTFGNEDSQNSVLSIAGKSISPIFKPMGIEEENWPASVALFTGLFAKEAIVGTVNSLYASMDEAASAPDTEAAAEEEGGLDIGGAVNEAFGTVMDGLVGVVTSVDLLGIGLISEDSATVSEEIGADASVYKHLAANFTVYSAFAYLLFVLMYFPCLAVIGATRQEMGGFYSAVMAMYCTALGWSVSTLFYQIAEGRNPLYMGIAVAILGGIYGTLKYLGSKEVEEEPQLRPLNL is encoded by the coding sequence ATGCATAAAATAGAAAGAATTGCCATTGCGGGCGTGCCCAACAGCGGTAAGACTACCCTCTTCAACGCATTGACCGGTGCCCGCCAGAAAGTCGGTAACTGGCCCGGCGTTACTGTAGAAAAAATTGAAGGCACTTTTTCACTTTCCGGTGCCAAGGTTGAGCTTGTAGACCTGCCCGGAACCTACAACCTTAGCCCTGATACCGAAGACCAGAAGGTAGCTGAGCGCGTTATCCGCAGCGGCGAATACGACATGATCGTCAACGTTGTTGATGCCACCAACCTTTCCCGCAACCTGTTCCTGACCATGGATCTCAAGGAACGCACCGACCAGATCGTTATCCTGCTGAACATGCTTGATGTTGCCGAAAGCGAAGGAATCGATGTTGATGTGGATAAACTGAGCAAAGAGTTGGGAGTTCCGGTTATTCCGGTGATCGCAGTAGACAAGAACTCCGTCGCCAAAGCAGTGGAAGCCCTTGCCTTGGAGTCACAGAATCTCCCGGAGCACGACTCGCATCCAACCCGTCAGGAAGTGATGGACACGGTTGAAAAATACAACCACATCGACACCATCTACTCCAAAGTTCTCAAAGAGAAAAAAGACCGCAGCCAGAACTTCACCAACCGGGTGGACAACATCGTCATGAACAAGTTCGCGGCTATCCCCGTGTTTCTTCTTTCCATGTTCCTGACCTTCTGGTTCGCCATCGGCCTCGGTTCTGTTTTCATCGACTTTTTCGACATCATGGCCGGACTGATTTTTATCGACATTCCCGCAGACCTGCTTAGCACGATGGGTGCGCCTGAATGGGTCAGCGTAACACTTGGCGGCATCGGTGCCGGTATCCAGACTGTTGCCACCTTTATTCCGGTTGTATTCTTCATGTTCCTCGCGCTGGCGATCCTTGAAGACTTCGGCTACATGGCCCGCGTTGCAGTTGTTGCCGACCGTTTCATGCGCAAAATAGGCTTGCCCGGATCAGCCTTCATCCCCATGGTTGTAGGCTTCGGTTGTACCGTTCCTGCTGTTATGGCTGCCAGAACCCTTACTTCAAAGCGTGACCGTTTCATGACCATTTTCATGGCCCCGTTCATGTCCTGCGGCGCACGTCTGCCTGTTTACGCCCTCTTTTGCGTAGCCCTGTTCGGCGCATATTCCGGGCTGGCTGTATTCCTTATTTACCTTTCCGGGCTGGCCATGGCTATTTTTACCGGCTTCCTGCTTAAAAACACCCTTTTCAAAGGAACAGCATCCCACTTCGTAATGGATCTTCCCCTTTACCACATTCCCAGAATCAGCGCGGTTTTCAAAAGCGCGTGGCTGCGTATGAAAGGTTTTGTCAAACGTGCTGGTGTAATCGTTGTCACCGCTGTTTTCATACTCTCCATGCTCAACTCTGTAGGTATCGATAACGGGCAGCTGACCTTCGGTAACGAGGATTCCCAGAACTCTGTACTCTCCATAGCCGGGAAATCCATTTCCCCTATCTTCAAGCCCATGGGTATTGAAGAAGAAAACTGGCCTGCATCCGTAGCACTATTCACCGGACTCTTCGCTAAGGAAGCAATCGTCGGAACTGTAAACTCACTCTACGCTTCCATGGATGAAGCTGCATCTGCTCCTGATACCGAAGCCGCAGCCGAAGAGGAAGGCGGGCTAGATATCGGCGGAGCAGTTAATGAAGCATTCGGCACTGTAATGGATGGCCTTGTAGGTGTAGTAACCTCTGTGGATCTGCTCGGAATCGGACTGATCAGCGAAGACAGCGCAACCGTATCCGAAGAAATCGGTGCAGATGCTTCAGTATACAAGCACCTTGCAGCTAACTTCACCGTGTACTCCGCCTTTGCCTACCTGCTCTTTGTACTCATGTACTTCCCCTGCCTTGCGGTTATCGGAGCCACCAGACAGGAAATGGGCGGCTTCTACTCCGCAGTAATGGCAATGTACTGCACCGCACTGGGCTGGTCAGTATCCACCTTGTTCTATCAGATCGCTGAAGGCAGAAATCCTCTCTACATGGGAATCGCAGTTGCTATTCTTGGAGGAATTTACGGCACGCTTAAATATCTGGGCAGTAAAGAAGTAGAGGAAGAACCTCAGCTTAGGCCTTTGAATTTGTAA
- a CDS encoding NADH-quinone oxidoreductase subunit J: protein MMETLAKIAFAVYTLLILGGGCIAVGAHSLVRAMVGLISSLLGVAGMYMLMAAPFMAFMQILIYVGAVCVLIFFAIMLTQADDHGVESGSRRPGKSALAALTFITPVFLIGFILVKFQPASINIPVEVPLVQIGKGLLEDYPVAFELISVVLLAAMAGAVLLAFEQKGKKGRKA from the coding sequence ATGATGGAAACGCTCGCTAAAATTGCTTTCGCTGTCTACACGCTGCTGATACTCGGCGGCGGGTGTATAGCTGTGGGCGCACATAGTCTGGTTCGGGCCATGGTGGGGTTGATCTCATCCCTGCTGGGCGTGGCCGGAATGTACATGCTCATGGCAGCACCGTTCATGGCCTTCATGCAGATTCTCATCTACGTGGGTGCGGTCTGCGTACTCATCTTCTTTGCCATCATGCTTACTCAGGCTGATGATCATGGAGTGGAATCCGGAAGCCGCAGGCCGGGCAAGTCCGCATTGGCGGCCCTGACCTTTATCACCCCGGTCTTTTTGATCGGATTCATTCTGGTTAAATTCCAGCCTGCATCCATCAATATCCCGGTTGAGGTTCCGTTGGTCCAGATCGGTAAGGGGTTGCTGGAAGATTATCCTGTGGCATTTGAGTTGATTTCAGTGGTTCTGCTGGCAGCCATGGCCGGGGCTGTTTTGCTGGCCTTCGAACAGAAAGGCAAGAAAGGGAGGAAAGCATAA
- a CDS encoding monovalent cation/H+ antiporter subunit D family protein, translating to MTVSTEFITSARILVPLAITLVAPFLIWFFRENINRREAVSIWAGILTFISVVSMVPDVLDGKIVEYTLFTLFPGVNVSFAADGLAFVFALIASLLWVFATSYNIGYMRTLNEHAQTRYYFCFAVAIFGAIGVAFSANIFTLYLFYEIISVFTYPLVAHHQDDVSFNGARKYMVYLMGTSKLFLLPAMVMTYVLCGTLDFHLGDVAQGIFPADADPTLVTITYVLYIAGLAKAALMPFHNWLPSAMVAPTPVSALLHAVAVVKAGVFSVSRVILSGFGVDLMDKLGLGLPTAYLAAFTIVTASLIALTKDDIKARLAYSTVSQLSYIIIGVAMLTPDAVQGGLMHIAHHAFSKITLFFGAGAIYVATHLKKISLMDGLGRRMPWTFGAFAIASLSMIGVPPVCGFATKWYLVKGAVSIGQWGLLVALLASTLLNAGYFGPIVYRAFFKAPAEGANIEQYNEAPLCMVIPLFTTALISVWLGLYPQTFLNFINVFGKF from the coding sequence ATGACAGTTAGCACAGAATTCATCACCAGTGCTCGTATTCTCGTTCCGCTGGCAATCACCCTGGTGGCACCGTTTCTTATCTGGTTCTTCCGGGAGAATATCAATCGTCGTGAAGCTGTTTCCATTTGGGCCGGGATACTGACCTTTATTTCCGTGGTATCAATGGTCCCTGATGTTCTGGACGGAAAGATTGTTGAGTATACTTTGTTCACCCTGTTTCCGGGTGTGAATGTCTCTTTCGCTGCTGACGGGTTGGCTTTTGTTTTCGCCCTGATTGCTTCGTTACTCTGGGTTTTCGCTACAAGCTATAATATAGGCTACATGCGTACCCTTAATGAACATGCCCAGACCAGATATTATTTCTGTTTTGCGGTGGCCATTTTCGGCGCGATTGGCGTAGCTTTCTCGGCAAATATTTTTACTCTCTATCTTTTCTACGAAATCATTTCCGTATTCACCTATCCGCTGGTTGCTCACCATCAGGATGATGTTTCCTTTAACGGGGCACGGAAATATATGGTTTACCTCATGGGTACTTCCAAGTTGTTCCTGCTTCCGGCCATGGTTATGACCTATGTGCTCTGCGGAACCCTGGATTTCCATCTGGGTGATGTGGCGCAAGGGATCTTCCCGGCGGACGCAGACCCCACATTAGTAACCATAACCTACGTGCTTTACATCGCAGGTCTGGCAAAAGCCGCACTCATGCCGTTTCACAACTGGCTTCCTTCAGCAATGGTCGCTCCGACGCCGGTCTCCGCACTGCTGCATGCGGTGGCAGTTGTGAAGGCCGGGGTGTTCTCGGTTTCCCGCGTGATCCTCTCCGGATTCGGGGTGGATCTAATGGATAAACTGGGGCTGGGATTGCCGACAGCCTACCTTGCGGCATTTACCATTGTTACCGCCTCACTTATCGCCCTGACCAAGGATGATATTAAGGCTCGGCTTGCCTACTCCACGGTCAGTCAGCTTTCTTATATCATTATCGGTGTAGCCATGTTGACTCCTGATGCTGTGCAGGGCGGGTTGATGCATATTGCCCACCACGCTTTTTCCAAGATTACTTTGTTCTTCGGTGCCGGTGCCATTTACGTGGCAACCCACCTTAAGAAGATCAGCCTCATGGACGGGCTGGGACGGCGCATGCCTTGGACTTTCGGGGCCTTTGCCATCGCCTCGCTATCCATGATCGGGGTGCCTCCGGTCTGCGGATTCGCCACCAAGTGGTATCTGGTCAAAGGAGCGGTAAGTATAGGGCAATGGGGACTTTTGGTAGCCTTACTGGCAAGTACTTTGCTCAACGCCGGGTACTTCGGTCCCATCGTTTACCGGGCTTTCTTCAAGGCCCCGGCAGAAGGCGCAAATATTGAGCAATATAATGAAGCCCCGCTGTGTATGGTTATTCCGCTGTTCACCACGGCATTGATCTCGGTCTGGCTGGGACTTTATCCCCAGACCTTCCTGAACTTCATTAACGTGTTCGGTAAATTCTAA